Proteins from a genomic interval of Stenotrophomonas sp. 24(2023):
- the lpxK gene encoding tetraacyldisaccharide 4'-kinase, translating to MAGKGTQTPSYWYDGSPVPWPMRLLVPLYAAVAGLRRRLYQRGWRKRHVLPVPVIVVGNITAGGTGKTPLTIALVNRLREAGWKPGVASRGYGREDAGSARWVEADTPTALGGDEPVLIAWKTGVPVRVDADRVAAGKALAAAGCDVIICDDGLQHYRLARDIEIEVVDAQRRYGNGRLLPAGPLREPVSRAAECDFRVVNLGQASDDAAVNACGFGQWPLSLHIDSAQPLAGGRARALASFAGQRVHAVAGIAHPQRFFDMLRARGIGVVPHAFADHQAYQPEDLAFGSQLPVLMTEKDAVKCRAFANDWQYAVPLRAELPAAFWVALTDRLDKLRPN from the coding sequence ATGGCAGGCAAGGGCACGCAGACTCCGTCGTACTGGTATGACGGCAGCCCGGTTCCGTGGCCGATGCGCCTGCTGGTGCCGCTGTACGCGGCGGTGGCCGGCCTGCGCCGGCGTCTGTACCAGCGTGGCTGGCGCAAACGGCACGTGCTGCCGGTACCGGTCATCGTGGTCGGCAACATCACCGCCGGCGGCACCGGCAAGACACCGCTGACCATCGCGCTGGTGAACCGGCTGCGCGAGGCGGGCTGGAAGCCGGGCGTGGCCAGCCGTGGCTACGGCCGCGAGGATGCCGGCAGCGCGCGCTGGGTGGAGGCGGACACGCCGACCGCACTGGGCGGCGACGAGCCGGTGCTGATCGCCTGGAAGACCGGCGTGCCGGTGCGCGTGGATGCTGATCGCGTGGCGGCCGGCAAGGCGCTGGCCGCCGCGGGCTGCGATGTCATCATCTGCGACGACGGCCTGCAGCACTATCGCCTGGCCCGCGACATCGAGATCGAGGTGGTGGACGCGCAGCGCCGCTACGGCAACGGGCGGCTGCTGCCGGCCGGGCCGCTGCGTGAGCCCGTCAGCCGTGCTGCCGAATGCGATTTCCGCGTGGTCAACCTGGGCCAGGCCAGTGATGATGCGGCGGTCAACGCCTGCGGCTTCGGCCAGTGGCCGCTGTCGTTGCACATCGACAGCGCGCAGCCGCTGGCCGGTGGCCGCGCCCGTGCGCTGGCCAGCTTTGCCGGCCAGCGCGTGCATGCCGTGGCGGGCATCGCCCACCCGCAGCGCTTCTTCGACATGCTGCGTGCGCGCGGCATCGGCGTGGTGCCGCATGCCTTCGCCGACCACCAGGCCTACCAGCCGGAGGATCTGGCCTTCGGCAGCCAGCTGCCGGTGCTGATGACCGAAAAGGACGCGGTGAAATGCCGTGCCTTCGCCAACGACTGGCAGTACGCGGTGCCATTGCGTGCCGAACTGCCGGCCGCGTTCTGGGTGGCCTTGACCGACCGCCTGGACAAGCTGCGCCCGAACTGA
- the kdsB gene encoding 3-deoxy-manno-octulosonate cytidylyltransferase has product MTDFVVAIPARYAASRLPGKPLRLLGGEPLVLHVARRALQAGARQVWVATDDARIAQALDGLAEVNVAMTAADHASGTDRLAECARIAGWSDDTVVVNLQGDEPFAPAAGIRAVAQALVEGHAPMSTLATPVEDAATLFDPNVVKLVRNVRGEALYFSRAPIAWHRDGFARSREALPAGHQWLRHIGIYGYRAGFLQQVAAMPPGTLEQMEALEQLRVLEAGFAIQVALSPQPFPPGIDTPEDLERAEAILQALGRA; this is encoded by the coding sequence ATGACCGATTTCGTCGTTGCCATTCCTGCCCGCTACGCGGCTTCGCGGCTGCCGGGCAAGCCGTTGCGCCTGCTGGGCGGTGAACCCCTGGTGCTGCACGTGGCGCGGCGGGCGCTGCAGGCCGGTGCCCGCCAGGTCTGGGTGGCCACCGATGATGCCCGCATCGCGCAGGCGCTGGACGGGCTGGCGGAGGTCAACGTGGCGATGACCGCGGCCGATCACGCCTCCGGCACCGACCGCCTGGCCGAGTGTGCACGCATCGCGGGCTGGTCCGATGACACGGTGGTGGTGAACCTGCAGGGCGATGAACCGTTCGCGCCCGCCGCCGGCATTCGTGCCGTCGCCCAGGCCCTGGTGGAAGGCCACGCGCCGATGTCCACCCTGGCCACGCCGGTGGAGGACGCCGCCACCCTGTTCGATCCCAACGTGGTCAAGCTGGTCCGCAACGTGCGTGGCGAAGCCCTGTATTTCAGCCGCGCACCGATCGCCTGGCATCGCGATGGCTTCGCCCGCTCGCGCGAGGCATTGCCGGCCGGCCACCAGTGGCTGCGCCACATCGGCATCTACGGCTATCGTGCCGGCTTCCTGCAGCAGGTGGCGGCGATGCCGCCGGGTACGCTGGAGCAGATGGAGGCGCTGGAGCAGCTGCGGGTGCTGGAGGCCGGGTTCGCCATCCAGGTCGCACTGTCGCCGCAGCCGTTCCCGCCGGGCATCGATACGCCGGAAGACCTGGAGCGCGCCGAAGCGATCCTGCAGGCGCTGGGCCGGGCATGA
- a CDS encoding low molecular weight protein-tyrosine-phosphatase → MKLLVVCLGNICRSPMAEGALRARLAASPLAGRVQVDSAGTGDWHVGQPPDPRAIACAAGHGVDIAGLRARQLQRADFDSFDWVLCADDANLRDAARWAPAARRERLALYLPWAGGPAGQAIPDPYTGSRADFEHVWALVDAAAGRVVARLLHDADSGIIGP, encoded by the coding sequence ATGAAGCTGCTGGTCGTCTGCCTGGGCAACATCTGCCGCTCACCGATGGCCGAAGGTGCGCTGCGCGCGCGCCTGGCGGCGTCACCGCTGGCCGGGCGTGTCCAGGTCGATTCAGCCGGTACCGGCGACTGGCACGTCGGGCAGCCGCCGGACCCGCGCGCGATCGCCTGTGCCGCTGGCCACGGGGTGGACATCGCCGGTCTGCGCGCACGCCAGCTGCAGCGGGCGGATTTTGACAGTTTCGACTGGGTGTTGTGTGCCGATGATGCCAACCTGCGTGATGCCGCACGGTGGGCACCGGCCGCGCGCCGCGAGCGTCTTGCCCTGTACCTGCCCTGGGCCGGTGGCCCGGCCGGGCAGGCCATTCCCGACCCTTATACCGGCAGCCGGGCGGACTTCGAGCATGTGTGGGCGCTGGTCGATGCCGCCGCCGGGCGCGTTGTGGCACGACTGTTGCATGACGCCGACTCCGGCATAATCGGGCCATGA
- the uvrC gene encoding excinuclease ABC subunit UvrC: MTSVSAPAFDGKAFAAQLSTAPGVYRMYAADDTLLYVGKARALRNRVGSYFNGSPKNARIMSMLSQIARMDVTVTRSEAEALLLENQLIKSLSPRYNVSLRDDKTYPHVLLTREDWPRIALHRGPRAIPGRYFGPYPGVTAVRETLNLMHKLFKLRSCEDSVFRNRSRPCLQYQIGRCSAPCVELVAARDYAESVRRAALFLEGKSDELTRELGEQMQAASEALEFEQAARLRDLITSLRSMHTRQYVDGRAADLDVLAVAMQGSQACVMLLAFRDGRNLGTRPFYPRTNGEESAEEVLAAFVSQYYIEFAPPREILLDREIPDADLLNAALSAAAERKVQLKWNVRGERAGYVELASRNAQLTLATELNSRNAQHARSEALRGMLGLAEPVKRVECFDISHTLGEATVASCVVFDAAGPVRAQYRRFNISGIEPGDDYAAMRQAIDRRFRRAVEEQGVLPDVLLIDGGAGQLAQAQAALADLGVEGVLLVGVAKGVERRAGHEALVMPDGRELRPGAADPALQFIQQVRDEAHRFAITGHRGRRQKARMTSKLEDIPGIGPRRRASLLKHFGGLVGLKAAGEAEIAKVEGINDALAARIYANLHGLATPDPAE, encoded by the coding sequence ATGACCTCCGTTTCCGCTCCGGCCTTCGACGGCAAGGCGTTCGCGGCCCAGCTCAGCACCGCGCCCGGCGTCTACCGCATGTATGCGGCCGACGACACGCTGCTGTACGTGGGCAAGGCCCGCGCGCTGCGCAACCGCGTGGGCAGCTACTTCAACGGCAGCCCGAAGAACGCGCGCATCATGTCGATGCTGTCGCAGATCGCGCGCATGGATGTGACGGTCACGCGCTCGGAAGCTGAAGCGCTGCTGCTGGAAAACCAGCTGATCAAATCGTTGTCGCCGCGCTACAACGTGTCCCTGCGTGACGACAAGACCTATCCGCACGTGCTGTTGACCCGTGAAGACTGGCCACGCATCGCCCTGCACCGGGGGCCGCGCGCGATTCCCGGGCGCTACTTCGGGCCGTACCCGGGGGTGACCGCGGTACGCGAAACGCTGAACCTGATGCACAAGCTGTTCAAGCTGCGCAGCTGCGAGGACAGCGTGTTCCGTAACCGGTCGCGCCCCTGCCTGCAGTACCAGATCGGCCGTTGCAGCGCGCCCTGCGTGGAGCTGGTCGCGGCCCGCGACTACGCCGAATCGGTGCGCCGCGCCGCGTTGTTCCTGGAAGGCAAGAGCGATGAGCTGACCCGCGAGCTGGGCGAGCAGATGCAGGCCGCCAGCGAAGCGCTGGAATTCGAGCAGGCCGCCCGCCTGCGCGACCTGATCACCTCGCTGCGCAGCATGCACACCCGCCAGTACGTGGATGGGCGTGCCGCCGACCTGGACGTGCTGGCCGTGGCCATGCAGGGCTCGCAGGCGTGCGTGATGCTGCTGGCCTTCCGTGATGGCCGCAACCTGGGCACCCGGCCGTTCTATCCGCGTACCAACGGCGAGGAAAGTGCCGAAGAAGTGCTGGCCGCGTTCGTGTCCCAGTACTACATCGAGTTCGCGCCGCCGCGCGAAATCCTGCTGGACCGCGAGATTCCCGATGCGGACCTGCTCAACGCGGCGCTGTCCGCCGCTGCCGAGCGCAAGGTGCAGCTGAAGTGGAACGTGCGCGGTGAGCGCGCCGGCTATGTGGAACTGGCCAGCCGCAACGCGCAGTTGACCCTGGCCACCGAATTGAACAGCCGCAACGCCCAGCACGCGCGCAGTGAAGCGCTGCGTGGGATGCTCGGGCTGGCCGAGCCGGTCAAGCGCGTGGAATGCTTCGACATCAGCCACACCCTGGGCGAGGCCACCGTGGCGTCGTGCGTGGTGTTCGACGCGGCCGGCCCGGTGCGCGCGCAGTACCGCCGTTTCAACATCAGCGGCATCGAGCCGGGCGATGACTATGCCGCCATGCGCCAGGCCATCGACCGCCGTTTCCGCCGCGCCGTGGAAGAACAGGGCGTGCTGCCGGATGTGCTGTTGATCGACGGCGGTGCCGGCCAGCTGGCGCAGGCCCAGGCCGCGCTGGCCGATCTGGGCGTGGAGGGCGTGCTGCTGGTGGGCGTGGCCAAGGGCGTGGAGCGCCGCGCCGGCCATGAGGCGCTGGTGATGCCCGATGGCCGTGAACTGCGTCCGGGCGCAGCCGACCCGGCCCTGCAGTTCATCCAGCAGGTGCGCGACGAGGCCCACCGTTTTGCCATCACCGGCCACCGCGGGCGCCGGCAGAAGGCACGGATGACCAGCAAGCTGGAAGACATCCCCGGCATCGGCCCACGGCGCCGGGCCAGCCTGCTCAAGCATTTCGGCGGGCTGGTGGGCCTGAAGGCCGCCGGTGAAGCGGAAATCGCCAAGGTCGAAGGCATCAATGACGCCCTCGCTGCACGCATCTACGCTAACCTGCACGGACTGGCCACGCCCGACCCGGCCGAGTAA
- the pgsA gene encoding CDP-diacylglycerol--glycerol-3-phosphate 3-phosphatidyltransferase: MKLTLPTWLTLLRIVMIPVLVLVFYLPYTWTNFASAAIFGLAAITDWLDGWIARRYQLESAFGAFLDPVADKLMVAVALFLIVQGHPTPWMAFWAAVIVGREIAVSALREWMAELGQRAKVRVAMIGKVKTTAQMVALLCLLYSVAPNVPVADIWMGPPIFHIGDWTLAIAAVLTLWSGLQYLHAAWPSLREDERAARERSRQKKLGHE, encoded by the coding sequence ATGAAGTTGACCCTGCCCACCTGGCTGACGCTGTTGCGGATCGTGATGATCCCGGTGCTGGTGCTGGTGTTCTACCTGCCCTACACCTGGACCAACTTCGCTTCCGCGGCGATCTTCGGCCTGGCCGCGATCACCGACTGGCTCGATGGCTGGATCGCCCGCCGCTACCAGCTCGAATCGGCGTTCGGCGCCTTCCTCGACCCCGTGGCCGACAAGCTGATGGTGGCCGTGGCGTTGTTCCTGATCGTGCAGGGCCACCCCACGCCGTGGATGGCCTTCTGGGCAGCGGTGATCGTGGGCCGTGAGATCGCGGTGTCGGCACTGCGCGAGTGGATGGCCGAGCTGGGACAGCGCGCCAAGGTGCGCGTGGCGATGATCGGTAAGGTCAAGACCACCGCACAGATGGTGGCGTTGCTGTGCCTGCTGTATTCGGTGGCGCCGAACGTGCCGGTGGCCGACATCTGGATGGGCCCGCCGATCTTCCACATCGGTGACTGGACGCTGGCGATCGCGGCGGTGCTGACCTTGTGGTCGGGCCTGCAGTACCTGCACGCTGCATGGCCCAGCCTGCGCGAAGACGAGCGCGCCGCACGCGAACGTTCGCGCCAGAAGAAGCTGGGCCACGAGTAG
- a CDS encoding Rrf2 family transcriptional regulator has translation MAHIGTGVEYALHCLLWLVSPLEQRPSSRDLAELQGVPAAFVAKIFSKLEKAGIVESSGGIRGGYQLARAPEDISVLDVVDAVEGPKALFDCQEIRGRCALFEERPPAWASRGVCGIHAVMINAQKAMREELARSNLASIAEGVQAKGRPASFAGDVQDWFADRQVAREEARITGMRSRASAPDED, from the coding sequence ATGGCCCACATCGGAACCGGCGTCGAATACGCCCTGCACTGCCTGCTCTGGCTGGTCTCGCCCCTGGAGCAGCGCCCCAGCAGCCGCGACCTGGCCGAGCTGCAGGGCGTGCCCGCGGCCTTCGTGGCCAAGATCTTCTCGAAGCTGGAAAAGGCCGGCATCGTCGAATCCAGTGGCGGCATCCGTGGCGGCTACCAGTTGGCACGTGCGCCGGAGGACATCAGCGTGCTGGATGTGGTCGACGCGGTGGAAGGACCGAAGGCGCTGTTCGATTGCCAGGAGATCCGTGGGCGCTGCGCGCTGTTCGAGGAGCGTCCGCCGGCGTGGGCCAGCCGCGGTGTCTGCGGCATCCATGCGGTGATGATCAATGCGCAGAAGGCCATGCGCGAAGAACTGGCACGCTCGAACCTGGCTTCGATCGCCGAAGGCGTGCAAGCCAAGGGACGCCCGGCGAGCTTTGCCGGTGACGTGCAGGACTGGTTCGCCGATCGCCAGGTAGCGCGCGAGGAAGCCCGCATCACCGGCATGCGTTCGCGCGCGTCGGCACCGGACGAGGACTGA
- a CDS encoding NAD(P)/FAD-dependent oxidoreductase, whose amino-acid sequence MSKRIVVIGAGFAGMWSALAAARLLDQAACTDVEIVLVAPSPELHVRPRLYEQNPAGMKAPLQAIFDAVGVRYIAGRVERIDVVKQQIDVVGAGAETAAQVLGYDRLVLAAGSRLHCPPIPGLQAHAFNVDQIADAVRLQAHIEALADRPDVAGRNTVVIAGAGFTGIETAAEMPARLREVLGADAAVNVILVERADAVGPDLGEGPRPVIVQALSALGVSWRLGAGVAQVDGSGVTLENGERIEAATVVWTAGARASALTAQVPGRHDAVGRLHVDRHLKAQGVAAVFATGDCAHAATDDAGNVAMMSCQHAMNLGRSAGHNAAAELIGEAMIPYQQPKYVTCLDLGPWGAVYTEGWDRQVMLSGAEAKALKTRINTEWIYPPSGDRADILASADPRRIVVA is encoded by the coding sequence GTGTCCAAACGCATTGTTGTGATCGGCGCCGGTTTTGCCGGCATGTGGAGCGCGCTGGCTGCCGCTCGTCTTCTCGACCAGGCGGCATGTACTGATGTCGAGATCGTGCTCGTCGCACCGTCGCCTGAACTGCATGTCCGTCCGCGCCTGTACGAACAGAATCCGGCGGGCATGAAGGCGCCGCTGCAGGCGATCTTCGATGCGGTCGGGGTGCGCTACATCGCTGGGCGCGTGGAACGCATCGATGTGGTGAAGCAGCAGATCGACGTGGTGGGTGCCGGCGCGGAGACGGCAGCACAGGTGCTGGGCTATGACCGCCTGGTGCTGGCGGCCGGCAGCCGCTTGCACTGCCCGCCGATTCCGGGGTTGCAGGCACATGCGTTCAACGTTGACCAGATCGCCGATGCCGTTCGCCTGCAGGCCCACATCGAGGCGTTGGCGGACCGGCCCGATGTGGCAGGACGCAACACGGTCGTCATTGCCGGGGCTGGTTTCACCGGCATCGAAACGGCGGCGGAAATGCCTGCCCGCCTGCGTGAGGTGCTCGGTGCCGATGCTGCGGTGAACGTCATCCTGGTCGAGCGTGCCGATGCCGTGGGGCCGGACCTGGGCGAAGGCCCGCGCCCGGTCATCGTGCAGGCCCTGTCGGCACTGGGCGTGTCATGGCGGTTGGGGGCGGGCGTGGCCCAGGTCGATGGCAGCGGTGTGACGCTGGAAAACGGTGAGCGCATCGAGGCAGCCACCGTGGTGTGGACCGCCGGTGCGCGTGCCAGTGCGTTGACCGCGCAGGTTCCCGGCCGGCACGACGCGGTGGGGCGCCTGCATGTGGACCGCCACCTCAAGGCACAAGGCGTGGCGGCGGTCTTCGCCACGGGCGACTGTGCGCATGCAGCGACCGACGATGCGGGCAACGTGGCGATGATGTCCTGCCAGCATGCGATGAATCTGGGGCGCTCGGCGGGCCACAACGCGGCTGCCGAACTCATCGGCGAAGCGATGATTCCCTACCAGCAGCCCAAGTACGTGACCTGCCTGGACCTGGGGCCGTGGGGGGCGGTCTACACCGAAGGCTGGGACCGCCAGGTGATGCTGTCCGGTGCCGAGGCCAAGGCGCTGAAGACGCGCATCAATACCGAATGGATCTATCCGCCCAGCGGCGATCGTGCCGACATCCTGGCCTCGGCGGATCCGCGCCGCATCGTCGTGGCCTGA
- a CDS encoding TolC family protein, whose protein sequence is MASCAVAGCVLLAGCMPVAIPDLPDHTPARWTSTPPEAGTPVDLQQWWKALGDPTLDALVAEAVNSNLDLRQATLRLQAARMVAGTWRSGFLPTIDATARPTQDASARDSYYQTGIEAAWEPGLFGSADSARILALASAGNAESLRNAAQVAVVAGVVRSYLDLAVAQAQLDLRTQEEGLDAGAERMVATRLRLHLAEPGEQERVRARHAASRAGVAQMTEAAGSAARTLALLLGRDAPDPAWQGIRTLPQLGAFGVQQVPADLLRHRPEVALAEADVLRAAGEHGQARAALYPRLRWGGSIVYSYNITQNARVHTDSSPSFGPYIDIPLLDWGQRRMREQAGQKELEAALLGYRKAVLESIAEVEGALAGLDRQQASITALHAATEAADMQVKQQSRRVALGLSSDFDGLDLQRSALATRADLVGAQGMRLLAFVALYRALGGASPPPMEPVE, encoded by the coding sequence ATGGCGTCCTGTGCCGTGGCCGGCTGCGTACTGCTGGCCGGTTGCATGCCCGTGGCCATCCCGGACCTGCCCGACCATACGCCGGCGCGCTGGACATCCACGCCGCCCGAGGCCGGTACTCCGGTGGATCTGCAGCAATGGTGGAAGGCGCTGGGCGATCCAACCCTGGATGCGCTCGTCGCCGAAGCCGTGAACAGCAACCTGGACCTGCGCCAGGCCACGCTGCGGCTGCAGGCAGCCCGCATGGTCGCCGGTACCTGGCGGTCGGGCTTCCTGCCCACCATCGATGCCACGGCCCGCCCGACCCAGGATGCATCAGCCCGCGATTCGTACTACCAGACCGGCATCGAGGCGGCTTGGGAGCCGGGACTGTTCGGCAGTGCCGACAGCGCCCGCATCCTGGCTCTGGCCAGTGCGGGCAATGCCGAATCGCTGCGCAACGCGGCCCAGGTGGCGGTGGTGGCCGGCGTGGTCCGCAGCTACCTGGACCTGGCCGTGGCCCAGGCCCAGCTGGACCTGCGCACGCAGGAAGAAGGGCTGGATGCCGGTGCCGAACGGATGGTGGCTACCCGCCTGCGCCTGCACCTGGCCGAACCGGGTGAACAGGAGCGGGTACGCGCGCGCCACGCGGCCTCCCGGGCGGGCGTGGCGCAGATGACGGAGGCCGCTGGCAGCGCTGCCCGGACCCTGGCCCTGCTGCTGGGCCGGGATGCGCCGGACCCGGCCTGGCAGGGCATCCGCACGCTGCCGCAACTGGGGGCCTTCGGTGTACAGCAGGTGCCGGCCGACCTGCTGCGCCACCGCCCGGAAGTCGCCCTGGCCGAGGCCGACGTGCTGCGCGCGGCGGGCGAGCATGGCCAGGCACGTGCGGCGCTGTACCCACGCCTGCGCTGGGGCGGTTCGATCGTCTATTCGTACAACATCACCCAGAACGCCCGGGTGCATACCGATTCCAGCCCGTCCTTCGGCCCCTACATCGACATCCCCCTGCTGGACTGGGGGCAACGGCGCATGCGCGAGCAGGCCGGCCAGAAGGAACTGGAGGCTGCACTGCTGGGCTACCGCAAGGCCGTGCTGGAAAGCATCGCCGAAGTGGAGGGCGCGCTGGCCGGGCTGGATCGGCAGCAGGCCAGCATCACGGCCCTGCACGCAGCCACCGAAGCGGCGGACATGCAGGTGAAACAGCAGTCGCGCCGCGTAGCGCTGGGGTTGTCGAGCGATTTTGACGGCCTGGACCTGCAGCGCAGCGCGCTGGCCACGCGGGCCGACCTGGTCGGTGCGCAGGGCATGCGCCTGCTCGCTTTCGTTGCCCTGTACCGCGCGCTGGGCGGTGCTTCGCCGCCGCCGATGGAGCCGGTCGAATGA
- a CDS encoding ABC transporter permease — MIALARKTLVYEWRRFLPVVLAMCFAGVLLIVQAALVLGIFGTAAIYVKASTADIWAGFPGTQSVNYGHVIGADVENHLRMDPDVTRVEPYEWVDGEWTSTAGGTGTVSVYLSGISTHDDAMMFARVLPADLRAALREPGAVIVDSADLDTLGVDLRDGRAWINNRPVHVVAALPGLRGLGGVNVLASLDTARGVAGTDPAEGSTYFVAGLRDPARADVVRARLAAGTGRATPVQIWTADAFASRSQRYWLLDTGAGIAVLFMAIIVCFVGAVITNQSFASVVAGSVREYATLNALGAGRYALARVVVEQALLIGGVGTLLAAVLSAGVLALAAWQRVPVQLTPGVVLGCIGLVVLMALLSSIMAVRSVVRSDPSLLLR, encoded by the coding sequence ATGATCGCCCTGGCGCGCAAGACGTTGGTCTACGAATGGCGGCGTTTCCTGCCGGTGGTGCTGGCGATGTGCTTCGCCGGCGTGCTGCTGATCGTGCAGGCGGCGCTGGTGCTGGGCATCTTCGGCACGGCGGCGATCTACGTGAAGGCGTCCACGGCCGACATCTGGGCGGGCTTTCCCGGCACGCAGAGCGTGAACTACGGGCACGTGATCGGTGCGGATGTGGAAAACCACCTGCGCATGGACCCGGACGTCACCCGCGTTGAGCCCTACGAATGGGTCGATGGCGAATGGACCTCCACCGCGGGCGGTACCGGCACGGTGTCGGTCTACCTGTCCGGCATCTCCACCCACGACGACGCGATGATGTTCGCCCGCGTGCTGCCGGCAGACCTGCGCGCGGCGCTGCGTGAGCCGGGGGCGGTGATCGTGGACAGTGCCGACCTGGATACCCTGGGCGTGGACCTGCGCGATGGCCGCGCCTGGATCAACAACCGGCCCGTGCATGTGGTCGCCGCATTGCCGGGCCTGCGCGGGCTGGGGGGCGTGAACGTGCTGGCCTCGCTGGATACCGCGCGCGGCGTGGCCGGCACCGATCCGGCCGAGGGCAGCACCTATTTCGTGGCCGGGCTGCGTGATCCGGCACGCGCCGACGTGGTACGTGCGCGCCTGGCGGCCGGCACCGGCCGCGCCACGCCGGTGCAGATATGGACCGCCGATGCATTCGCCAGCCGCTCCCAGCGCTACTGGCTGCTCGATACCGGCGCGGGCATCGCGGTGCTGTTCATGGCGATCATCGTCTGCTTCGTCGGCGCGGTGATCACCAACCAGTCCTTCGCCTCGGTGGTGGCCGGCTCGGTGCGCGAATATGCAACGCTCAATGCCTTGGGCGCGGGCCGTTACGCCCTGGCACGCGTGGTGGTGGAGCAGGCCCTGCTGATCGGCGGTGTCGGCACGCTGCTGGCGGCGGTCCTCAGCGCCGGTGTGCTGGCCCTGGCGGCGTGGCAGCGGGTGCCGGTCCAGCTCACGCCGGGCGTGGTGCTCGGCTGTATCGGCCTGGTGGTGCTGATGGCGCTGCTGTCGAGCATCATGGCCGTGCGCAGCGTGGTGCGCTCCGATCCTTCCCTGCTGCTGCGTTGA
- a CDS encoding ABC transporter ATP-binding protein, which translates to MQGRAAARAPSLQAVALEKSFMAGTLPVQVLRGLSLDVLPGELTLVAGPSGCGKSTLLSLLSGLSTPDAGRVSALGEDLGTMTRAQAERFRLQHVGFVFQGFNLFPALTALEQVQLPLGYLGIGKRESAAMAHRALEEVGLSQRSDMRPAQLSGGEKQRVAVARAFAKSPTLIFADEPTSALDAHNGQRVIDILHRHAREHNTTVLCVSHDPRLIQHADRVIAMEDGAIRDDRRQNEP; encoded by the coding sequence ATGCAGGGCAGGGCGGCGGCGCGGGCGCCGAGCCTGCAGGCCGTCGCGCTGGAGAAGTCGTTCATGGCCGGCACGTTGCCGGTGCAGGTGCTGCGCGGCCTGTCCCTGGATGTGCTGCCCGGTGAACTGACCCTCGTGGCCGGGCCCTCGGGGTGTGGCAAAAGCACGCTGTTGTCGTTGTTGTCTGGCCTGTCCACGCCCGATGCAGGCCGCGTCAGTGCGCTCGGGGAAGACCTGGGCACCATGACGCGCGCGCAGGCCGAACGTTTCCGCCTGCAGCACGTAGGCTTCGTGTTCCAGGGCTTCAACCTGTTCCCGGCGCTGACAGCGCTGGAGCAGGTGCAGCTGCCACTGGGCTACCTGGGCATCGGCAAGCGCGAAAGCGCGGCTATGGCCCACCGTGCACTGGAGGAAGTGGGCCTGTCACAGCGCAGCGACATGCGCCCGGCACAGCTGTCCGGCGGCGAGAAGCAGCGCGTGGCCGTGGCACGGGCCTTCGCCAAATCGCCCACGCTGATCTTCGCCGATGAGCCCACCAGTGCACTGGATGCACACAACGGCCAGCGCGTGATCGACATCCTTCACCGCCATGCCCGCGAACACAACACCACCGTGCTGTGTGTCAGCCATGACCCCCGGTTGATCCAGCATGCCGATCGCGTGATCGCGATGGAAGACGGGGCGATCCGTGACGACCGCCGCCAGAATGAACCGTAG